The following coding sequences are from one Pigmentibacter sp. JX0631 window:
- a CDS encoding DUF423 domain-containing protein — protein sequence MFYQKLFSFFGFLGVSLGAFGAHGLKNKVSLESLEIWKTATLYLLVHVIIGLLSLFFAKSKKSAFCFALGSFLFAGSLYLLVILNMPILGIVTPFGGTALLIGWIFLFFDFKKEIFQK from the coding sequence ATGTTTTATCAAAAATTATTTTCATTTTTTGGCTTTCTTGGGGTTTCTCTGGGAGCTTTTGGAGCGCATGGTTTGAAAAATAAGGTTTCCTTAGAAAGTTTGGAAATTTGGAAAACAGCAACACTTTATTTGCTTGTGCATGTAATTATTGGTTTGCTTTCATTATTTTTTGCAAAATCAAAAAAATCAGCGTTTTGTTTTGCATTAGGCTCATTTCTTTTTGCTGGATCTTTATACTTATTAGTTATTCTGAATATGCCGATTTTAGGAATTGTGACTCCATTTGGTGGAACTGCATTATTAATAGGGTGGATATTTCTCTTTTTTGATTTTAAAAAAGAGATCTTTCAAAAATAA
- a CDS encoding AAA family ATPase: protein MSEKKVKRIGATKSNISEKKISVYDRPSTVRIISICNQKGGCGKTTTVINVAAGLAKLGQRVLVVDLDSQCNATTGLGIDTKDIEKSMFELLVEPKKTNLEDVILETQYDNLHIAPASIELSEFESRMAGEIGRENRLKKALLPLHSLYDFIILDTPPSLGLLSVNALNAATEVQIALQAHPFAFDGLNLLLETITLIKEELNPKLKISGLVVTMFDSRTKLSREIVDKVTNIELLKTCIFKTCIRQNVKLAEAVKARKSVLNYDQSCTGAEDYLALSKEICEQNKNISKIVPLSANSEVAADSAP, encoded by the coding sequence ATGTCTGAAAAAAAGGTAAAAAGAATTGGTGCAACAAAATCAAATATTTCTGAGAAAAAAATTTCTGTATATGATCGACCTTCCACTGTTCGCATTATTTCTATCTGTAATCAAAAAGGTGGATGTGGAAAAACCACTACAGTTATAAATGTAGCTGCAGGATTAGCAAAATTAGGTCAACGGGTGTTGGTTGTTGACTTAGATTCTCAGTGTAATGCAACCACTGGGCTTGGAATTGATACTAAAGATATTGAAAAAAGTATGTTTGAATTACTTGTTGAGCCTAAAAAAACAAATCTTGAAGATGTTATCTTAGAAACACAATATGATAATTTACATATCGCGCCAGCTTCAATTGAATTATCTGAGTTTGAAAGTAGAATGGCAGGTGAAATAGGGAGAGAAAATCGATTAAAAAAAGCTTTGTTACCTCTACACAGCTTATATGATTTTATTATATTAGATACTCCACCTAGTTTGGGATTACTTAGTGTTAATGCTTTAAATGCTGCAACTGAAGTACAAATTGCTTTACAAGCTCATCCATTTGCTTTTGATGGACTAAATTTGTTACTTGAAACAATTACTTTAATTAAAGAAGAGCTAAATCCTAAGTTAAAAATATCTGGTCTAGTAGTAACAATGTTTGATTCACGCACAAAGCTATCAAGAGAAATAGTAGACAAAGTAACAAATATAGAATTATTAAAAACTTGCATTTTTAAAACTTGCATTCGCCAAAATGTAAAACTTGCAGAAGCGGTGAAAGCAAGAAAATCAGTTCTTAATTATGATCAATCTTGTACAGGAGCTGAAGATTATTTGGCTCTCAGTAAAGAAATTTGTGAACAAAACAAAAATATCTCTAAAATAGTTCCTTTGAGTGCTAATAGTGAAGTAGCTGCTGACTCAGCTCCTTAG